The genomic stretch GGCGGAGCAGAAGCCGGATAAGATGTGGATTGGCCTTGTTCTAGAAAATCATCGTCCAAATACGCAGGACGGTCAACAAGATTGGCATCTTCCGGTTGTTCAACATGTACGTAGTATAACGAGCTTGTTATGTCTTCTGCAGTCACCACCTTGTCCCGTGGCTTCATAGGCGATAGGAACACATCTAAGGCCTGTTAGGGTCATCACAAACAGGCGTGTTTTGACAGCCGTACCTCTGCTGCCAGGAACACGGGCGATGTACAGTACTAGAGGCTCGTGTCTCACATGGGTTGGGTTCCTTGGATAAGCTGGCGGGTTGAATGCCAGTGCCGTAAGGGTTGAGAGGGACTTTGCTTCAATAATGGGCGCAGCCATTAGAACGAGAAATGATAGCACTGGATACGATGGAAGAAAGATGAGATGGTGGCTTGTTTTTGCTGGGAAGACTATGGAACGGTTGTTAGTGGTTGTCGCAGGCTGTGCCTGGCATATATGCGTGCAATCAATGCTGATGTTGGGTGTGCGCGTGGCTGTGCATACGCGTCTCCACCAAGCTATTGTGTACAGCAAAGACGTCGTCGTGACCTATCACTGTGGCTACAACAAACAAGGCTGGTGCGGGTGTGAAGGAGGAGCCTGGAGCATGCGAGTCCCCTTCACGTTAAGCTTGGAACGGCAGGCGGTGGCTGGGCTGGAGAAGTGGGTGCCTGGATCTATTGGTTCACGTAAAGTACGGGTCCTAGCGCCTGAAAGTCTGCTCTGCGAAATCTTGGCCTTGATTTTCGCGACCCGCACACGACACAGCTTTGAAGACGCCCCGCCGACTCTGTGCCCTGCGTCTTGTTTAGAAAGCTACAATACACCATCACGAGACGTGTACCGTGTCTAATATCACACACCATGGGCGACAACCTGGAGGTATGCACCGGGAAGATGCCTGCCCCATCGCTCTCGCCGCTAACTGAGAGCTGCAGGAGCGATTGAAGAGCCATGCCCGGGCATTTGAGGGCCTGATGTCTTTGATACCTGCCAAGGACTACTATGGAAAAGATGAGAGTATCACCAGCGTATGCATGTCTTCGCCCCCATGCCCCGCTCTTTGCTGATATCTGTTCGCAGACACAATGGCAAAAGAAGGGGAAGAAGCAGACCCTCGAGGAACGCCAGGCTGCCAAGCGCGCAAAGCTAGATCCCGCCTCACATAAGAGCGCCAAAGACGTCATGGACGAAAATGCGCTTAAACGAAAGCGTGAATTAGAGGGCGACGTCGAGGTATCCGAAGCCGAGTCCTCCGACCTCGACATGGACATCACCAAGGAGAAGCCCCTGGAGGGAATCAAAACCAAGgcaaagaagcagaagacTCAACCCGTAGAGCCCGAAGTCGAAGAAGACGATGAGGCTGCTGAGACCCGTGCGCTATCGAAAGCGGAGGCCAAGGCCGAGTTGAAAGCCGAGAAACggagagagaagaggaaggagaAGCAGGCAAAGAACAAGCAAAAGCTGGAGGCGAAGAAAGCGCAAAAGACAGCCTTTACAGGCCTTGCCGCCACCGACAAGACTGAGGAGCCCCAGTCCGaggacgaagaagaggacgaagatgacgacgGGGACGACACCGAACACCCAGACGATCGCATACAAGCTTTGGACGTCAGTGGTCTTGTCGAAGAGGGTCAGTCTACTGCTCCCTCCACTACTGCCAATTCCAATTCCTCTACAGCCTCAGTCGCGTCTGCTGCCTCATCGACGTCATCAATGCCACAATCCACTGAAGACGCACCATcgaagaaggcgaagaagcCCTACACAATCGATCCGCAAAGTCATGAAAACTTCCGAGCCAGACTAAATGCGAAGCTCGAAGCTATGCGTGCAGCACGGAAAGCCGACGGCCCCGACGGCCGGCCTGCGCGGAACCGGGCGGAGCTGATTGAGACGAGGCGGAAAAAGGAGGCCGAGCGAAAAGCGGCAAAGAAGGCTCAACGTCAGGAAGCAAAGGAGGACGAGGCACGGCAACAAGCAGAAGAGCAGCTCGCACGGATACGAGGCGGTTCGGGCTCACCTTCAATATTCCCTGCCAGATCACCCGAGACTGAACGCAATTTTAACTTTGGCAAGATTGCATGGGATGGACAACAGCTCGACAGCAATCTATCTGGCTTCTTAGAGAacaggaagaagaagggcaagTCAGACGCGAAGACGGCGCTCGAGGCCGCTCAGAAGAAGCAAGCTCGAATTAATTCCTTTGACGAGGACAAGCGCAAGGACATCCAAGAAAAGGACCTGTGGCTAGCTGCCAAGAAACGTGCCCAAGGCGAGAAGGTCTTTGACGATGTAAACCTCCTCAAGAAGAGCCTCAAGCGTCAACAGAAGCAAAAGGATAAGAGCAAGCAGGAGTGGAAGGAAAGACTCACCAATGTCGACCAAGGAAAGGCAGCCAAGCAGAAGAAGCGAGAGGAGAATCTCAGGAAGAGGAAAGAGGACAAGGGTCAAAAGGGCAAGAAGAAGGCGGTTAAGAAGCCTGGTAAGAAGGTCAAGCGACCTGGGTTTGAAGGCACCTTCAAGTCCAAATAAAATGGGAAGAAGACGAAATATCAAAAGGACAGCGACATGTGTACTAGCTAGGAGGGCATTTGGCGTTTGATACCATATCATGGCTGGCATCGTATGAGCGTTAGGAGTATATGTGACGTTGAATATTGACATGTCTATTTGCGAAGTAATGACTGGATACATATCATAGTGTGAAGAGTTGCTGGTCTGGTACTTGATAATAGATATGCTCGACTTGGTAGTCTCAGCTAAAATGAGCTATGCTGGGTGTTTGGTCATAGGTTCTAGTGAGATACAGTATGTAGCAATTGAACGGCAGATTGAATTAGTCACAAGTAGACGTTGCCTACATTAGCGCGACCTCAACTACTGATGCATCTACAAAAGAAATATGACTTGGTCTGTGACATTTAACCACTGTCTCTGTATATACAGTTGCTCCGCTTCACAACCCCCATCATCTGTATGGTGCGTCCGCACGAGCTGCCGCCGCAATCTCCGGCTCCCACTTGTCTCCGTTCGCTAGCAACTTCTCCTTGTTGTACAGCAACTCCTCTCGTGTCTCGGTCGCATACTCAGCATTGGGTCCTGGGCAAGGTTAGCAGGTGTTTTCGACTGTTTATTGTGCCAGACGTACCCTCAACAATCGCATCGACAGGGCAGCTCTCCTGGCAGAGACCGCAGTAGATGCACTTTGTCATGTCAATGTCGTAGCGTGTGGTCCTCCTGCTGCCGTCCATGCGCTCTTCAGCTTCGATTGTGATGGCTTGGGCAGGGCAAATGGCCTCGCAGAGCTTGCAAGCAATGCAGCGCTCCTCACCCGTGGGGTACCGCCGAAGAGCGTGTTCGCCTCGGAAGCGGGGTGAGATTGGACCCTTCTCGAAGGGGTAGAAGATTGTGTATCTTTGCAAATGTCAGGTCTTGCTTTCTTTGCATGAAACAAGCCAATCGCTTGTACTCTGAGGGCTTCTTACGGTGGTCGGAAGAACTGCTCCAGCGACACATACATGCCCCGGAACATCTCCATGAGCAAGAAGTACTTGCCCGCCTGGTCCAATGCATTTTCTCCCTCGTCCCACTTCTTCGGCTGCGGTAACCGGAAGCCTGGCGGAGGCGGTCCTGCTGGGGTGGCGGCGCGGGAAAGAGTCGTAGAGAAGAAGGCGACGGTGGCGGGCGAGGGCAGGCGTCCTGACGCGAAGTGTGGTGACCGGAGCAACATCGCGGCTGGGCGGCTGCGTGCCAACATTGTCAATGGCTTTGCGCTGGCCATTGTGGGCGTAGTGACGGCGCGGGCGGGTGCTGTGGGTTGTTGCTGGGGTTTGCGGAGGTTGTTGTCGAGCTCGAAACTGGAAGCCGTCGCTTGTAACACGGAAGCTGCGATTGGCCAAGAAGACCAATGACGGCGACGACAGTGGGAGGCAACTCCGCCGTCGGAGAAAATGTGTAAAAAGTCCTAGATAGTCTTTCCAGACGCTTCCTACACCCAATACAAGTGTATGTTACAGTTATTTCAGGTACCGAAAGTATGCGTGTTCGCGGCACACAGTGTATGTTTCTCTCGATGGCTGACTAACGTAATGTAACTTTAGTCTGAAGTTCCAAACTCTAGTCGAGCATCAACATCACTACCTCCACCGACCCTCTTGCCTCTCCCCGCCGTCTTCCGAAACCGCTCGCCATGTTCCGAACAGCACTCCTGAGGTCCGCAAGGTCCGCCGTTCGCGCTGCACCACGATGCCAGGCCGCAATGGCTCGCCCCGTTGCGCGAAGCGCTTTTGCTCAGCCAAGGCAAATCACCCCCTCCGTATACTTCCAGGCCGTTCGATGCTACGGTGCGAGCGCTGGTCTGTCACAGGATGAGGTCACTGGCAGAATAATGGAACTTTTGAAGAACTTCGACAAGGTAATGGACATGCGATTGGAATTTTAGGCCGTGGCTAACCCACCAATAGGTTCAGGATACTTCCAAGGTAGCTACCGACAGTTTGTGTGAATTTTTCCTGGGGCCAGTGCTTATAATTTGCAGCTTAACGCCGAATCGCACTTCCACAACGACCTCGGTCTTGATAGTCTGGATACCGTAGAAGTGGTCATGGCAATTGAGGAGGTTAGTCGCAATCCGTGCGGCATACGGGAAGCAAATCTAACAGCATTGAAGGAATTCAGCATTGAGATCCCCGACAAGGAGGCGGATGCCATCCACAGTGGTATGTCTTTGGGATAAAAACACTGCGCATATTACATACTGATGATATCACAGTCAAGCAGGCAGTGGACTACATCATGGCCCAACCCGATGGTGAGTTGCAAATGAAATTCCAACACAGTGCGCAATGCTAACTTTGATACAGCGCACTAAATGACATGCAATAAGGGCATGCTGAGTAGGAGATGATAGTGGTGGATTTGCTAGTCGGTCCTTCCGATGTGCTATATATATGCCTCCTTGTAAAACAGTAGCCTGGGGCGGCACAGTGTACCTCTTCTAGAATTGACGCTATCCACCTCCCAATTGCTTTGACTGGCGTGTTTGTTGTCGGCTTACTCACTTGAGCATATGCGGCGTACACGCGGTACCTAATCTTGGCAAGTTCCGAGACCAATGACCCTGTCCCTTTGACAAGTGTGACACGAGGATCAACCCACGACTTATTATACACGTACACGCGCCTTGCGATACAAACCCCTTTATCGTTACGCCTACTCTGTGAATCCGCTGCCTTCCTCCTTGATCCTGCATTCACCGAGAGTCCCACAAAACCCGAGACGGCGCATGCGCTGCCCAAGCGTTCCCATCCCTGCGCCCATTGAGGACCATCACCCATAATTTCAACAAGACACCCCCACCAATTCCACCACAACATCCCATGGCTTCGAGCTCTGGTCTGACGCGCCGGagaggaggcggcggcggcgcaGCAGGCAATGGCGAGGACGAGAGCAGCCGGGTGGGCTCGCCTGCACCCAAGCGCAATGACGACCGCACCCCCGAAACCTCCTACGAGAGCTCCGAGAACGGCCACAAGATCGCATTCGACCCGCGGGACATTAGCGAGAATGCAGAGCGAAGCAAACAGCCCAAGCTGACGCTCATGGAGGAGATTATCCTCATGGGCTTAAAAGACAAACAGGTGCGTACCGCGACATGTGATGCGGCGGCCGCCTAGGCTGATGCGTGAGAATAGGGTTACCTGTCCTTTTGGAACGACAACATTTCGTATGCATTGCGAGGATGCATCGTCATAGAATTGGCCTTTCGAGGCCGCGTGAGCATGCAAAAGGACTCGTCACGACGACGGTTCCCGCTCGCCGACAGAAATATTGAGGTCATCGACGACACCCTGACGGGTGAGGTGCTGCTGGACGAGGCCCTGAAGATGATGAAGTCGAGCGAGAAGATGAGCGTCAACTCGTGGATCGACCTCATGAGCGGTACGGTTGCAGCAAACACGACGGCAAGGCTGGCTTCTAGGCACTGACTGTACGCACAGGAGAGACATGGAACCTCATGAAGATTGGCTACCAACTAAAGCAAGTACGCGAACGACTATGCAAAGGCCTCGTCGACAAGGGCATCCTGCGCACCGAAAAGAAGAATTTCCTGCTCTTCGACATGGCTACACATCCCGTCGCTGATGGCGGCGCAAAGGAAGAGATTCGGCGTAGGGTCCGGAATGTGCTCACGAACCGCACCGTTGTCCTCCCCGGCAGTCAGTTCCTGCCCGAGGAGCTTGACTTTAGGGTGCTCCGGACCATCACCATGGTCTGCGCTGCTTACGCGGCTAACGTGCTAGAGAACGCGCTGACCACGTTGGGTCACGAGGCACGGGAACGAGCTTTTGCACAGGTGGATGAACTGCTCGCAGAATACTCGCAATGGCCTTTTGCAAAGAGGCAGGGCGGCTCGCAGGGCGTGGGTGCCAATCTGGGCCAGCTCATCACGGACGAAGtcaacaacaacaaagaTAAGGAGCTTCAGCTCGAGGTGAGTTCATTCTGGGATTCCGCATATCCTTGACAAAGTGCTGAGTTTGAATTTACAGGTGGTTGCTGCGTGCTTGAGTGTGTTTACTCGGCTCGACTCACTGCTCTAGACATGGACCATGTGTCAAGACGAGCGGTTTTACTGGGCTGCAGGGAGCAGGCCTCACGATGGGCAAGGCTCGACGTCTGGGGCATGTACCGCTAGTACTTCAGGTGCATATAGCCGGTGAGGCTGTATGCAGTAGGTGGCAGCGTGACGAGGCGGGGAGGCTCCAAGTGTAGGGTATTCTCCATTTTTAGCGTTGATGCAGCGGAGAGATGGATGTGGAGACGAGGGCGTCGGCATGTGCTCAAAAGGTGTAACACCAGacgcttcttcttcttgtgcTGCTGAGCGGTTCTTTGCCCAAAAATATAAGCTTTATTCGACACTGAGCACCTGCCCGGGCAGTCACCAGTGCATTACGCTGTGGCGTGCAAAGCAAGTTTATGCGCTAGCACCCGTCCACGGTACTTGAGGTGTACCCACAAGGTGTCACTGGCGCCACACGTGATGATTGCGTGGAGACGGACAGGATGGCTAGGCGGAAGCCCATGTATTTGTGGAAACGGTCGCTAAATCCAGATTCCTGGTCGTCGGCCTTTTGGGGGTGGTGGACATTTACGTTTGCATAGACGGTGGCTGCGTTTCTTCATTCACGGGACGTCGTGTTCGTGCTGGTCCATGGGCTGGCTCGGCGCTTGCAAGCGGGAGCGAGGCGCAAATCCATCAGTGCCTCTGTCTGACACCCAACACATCATTCCGAGCTTATCCACGGCCACGGCGGCGACCCCTCACTAAGGTACCGCAGCAGGTGTTTCGCCGATTTAGGAGCCTGCCAATACTCTCGCCTGTGAAAGCCTTACTGACGGACGGGCTGCTGCGCTTGACTACCCGATCGGCACTTCTTTCCCTTGACAGCCAAACAGGAGCCCAGCCCCAGCCCTGTGACCTGTGACGACGCGCAAATTGCATGCTTGCAGAGGTATGTCGTTTTCTCTTTTCCGCTACTTTCCTCCTTGTAGTCGTTGTCATGTTGCCGTggtcgttgttgttgttgtttccCCAGTGTGCGGCGCATGGGGTGCTGTTGCTGTCGCATACCCGCCCCCTTCTCCGGGCAGGCGCGACCGCATGGGACGCCCATTGACCCACACGAGCCTCCCGCATCACGTATCTCGCATCTCGCATCACGCTTCTCGCATCCACCGCATCCCCATCCATCACTCCTGCCTCCGTCCATGCCTCGGCTCTAACTAGGGCAGCTACACGCAGGTCGCTCCTGCTGCGCGCATACGCGATACCCACGCCATGCCCTCTCCGCCGCTCGCCGACACCCAGGCGCTCGATTCATCGCACGGCGCGTCCACAAACGGCATCAGCGGTGAAGGTGCTGTCCAGCCCGCAAACGCTCCGACCAGCCTCAATGGATCCGACACCGCGTCCGCCGAAAACAACGCGATTCGGGACGGAAAACAAAAGGCAAAGGCCGTCATGGTCGCCTCTGGCCTGAACCTCGCTGGCGCGCAGTCCGACACAGCATCGCCAGCGCATCCCGAAGCCATCAATGGCGCGTCGCCCAGTCGAAAGCGATCGCGTTCGGGCACCCGCAAATCCTCCCACTCGCCCTCCCAAGAGGGCGCGGCGCGACCCACGGCCTCGCAGACCCATTTGCTCAACCGCTACATTGCGCGCGACTTGTTGGACAGTGTGAACAAGTACGAGCGCAACAAGCACTCGGAAAAGGTCTACGGCGAATTGAACGACCTGCGCCACTTTTATCGCGATGAAGTATATCCCGTCCGACGCCAAAACCCCGGCGCAATCTTTGGCTATGGCTATGCCGGTTACGGCAACGGTCTGACTGATATCCCTCCGGATCCTAGAGACCCCCGAGCCATGCCGCAAACGAAGCTTCTGTATCCTGAACATGCCAAGCGCGCTGGCCGTCGTCTCGCTCCCCAATTGAAGGTTTCGAAAGAGAAGGGGCTTCAGCAAGCAGAGCAGATTGAGGAGCTTGTGCCCATAAGACTCGACATTGAACTGGACCGACTTAAGCTCCGTGATACCTTTACTTGGAACCTACATGACCGCGTTACCAACCCTGTCTTGTTTGCCCAGACCCTCGTTGAAGACTTTCAAATACCACCTGAACTGCGCCAGAATGTTATGCAACAGATTGACCGGGAGATCCATGAGCAGGTCCAGGACTACTACCCCCACGCCTTCTTCGACGACGAGCCCTTGGATCCTCACCAGCCATACTCGGCGTACAAGAACGATGAGATGCGCATACTAATCAAGCTGAACATCACCATTGGTCAACATACACTTGTGGATCAATTTGAGTGGGAAATCAACAACCCGCTCAATGCGCCTGAGGACTTTGCAAGACAAATGGCTGCTGATCTGTCCCTATCTGGCGAATTCACAACAGCTATTGCACACTCTATAAGAGAGCAGTGCCAAATGTTCACCAAGAGTCTCTACATCACAGGCCACCCCTTTGATGGACGACCAGTCGAGGACACGGATATCCAGGACAACTTCCTGGCCTCTCCACTTCCCACCGTATTCCGCCCTATGCAGTCTACGAAGGACTACCAGCCATACCTATACGAGCTCAGCAACGCCGACCTGGAACGCGCCGAACTGTCAATCATGCGTGAACAGCGACGACAGAAGCGCTCAGTCAATCGACGTGGTGGGCCTGCCCTACCAGACCTCAAAGACCGCCAACGGACTGTGCGCACATTGGTGGTTTCTTCAGTTCTACCTGGCGCTGCAGAGAGCATCGAGGACAGCCAGCTGTTCAAAGCGACTCGGAAAGTACGAGAAGGCCGTCGCCGCGGCGCTGAGGGTAGTTCGGACGAGTCTGACAGTGATGATTCTGTCATGGAATCTCCTGCGCCGGCGCAGCTGACCGGAGGTACTGCTCGGACTCGTGGTATGCGTGGAGCTGCTACTGCGGCTCAGGCTGCGATGCGTTCAGCCATTGGACGATCAGCAACCCCAGAGGTCTCTACACTTCAGACTCACCATGAGCCGCGTGCGTCAAGATCACTACGGTACGAAGCACGGGAGGAGAGCGTTACCGAGCCTACCACATTCATTGTCAAACTTCGCATATCATCTGCGAAGCTGCGAGAGTTTCAAAGAAATCCAAAAGCCTTCGCAAAGTCTGCTTCAACGCCCATGATGGCACCCTCGCAAACTCCAGCGCGAAGCACACCTACTGCCAACTCGATGCCTCCACCGCCATCACCAGCTATGCCTCCTCGTTCCACCCCAGCCGCGGCGTCCGAAGCGTCGCCGCGGCCACCAACTACGCCCACCCCGACAGCATCGAATAAACAATTACAATACAAGCCGGATGGATCTATGGAGGCGGCTTGGCCAGCGCCTCCGGTTGCACAGCACGTGAGTATTTTCCCTGTTTGATTGCAGAGACAATTCTGATATGAACAAGCCTCCCCCGCCTCCATGGCTCCAACAAGGGCTGCAGGAACTGCGTGATCGCAATCCTGGAGAGCTCTTCGAATCGACCATGCGTTATGCCGTCATGAATGAGCAATACGAGGATCCGAAGACCGGCGTCATTTCCTCCAAACCAGTCAAGATTGACACAATAGCTCCGAACGCACCACTCCCTGCGAACTACAAGGCATATTTCCTGCCACGGATTCGATGCATGGACTGCCCTGGAAAACTATATAACGCGGGACCTGAACAGACAGTCAACAATTTTGAACTGCATTTGAAGAACCGGATACACATGGAAAATGTTCGTAAACGAACGGGTCAGCCTATGCAAGGCTAGCACCAGCCTGGCCTGACTTGGAAGTAGGAAATAACTGTTTGGGAAGCATAGCGGGTACTTTCTTTGTCATACATTCCAGCGCATTCCAGGGTTTAGACGCCCTTGTACAAACAGCAGATGGGATTGGGGAGCATGTGGAGTTGCGCATACTGTACGATCAACGTGCTGGGACATTGGCGTTCTCATTTGCCGGCAACACTTTGGAAATTTATAGCCCCCATCTTGGATCATGAAGTCGAACAATGGGAACAAATGCAATCTTAGATATTTTTTCCGAGCCAGTCCTTGAATAATTGCTACTTTGTTGATATCATGATTTGCTGGGTATAAGTAGAGTGCGTAAGAAACATTAGGCTGTCATTCCTCTTACCCGTTCATGGCCGTACAAGTTATAGCACAATCTTTTTCTCGGCTTTGTTGACAAGTACAATGGCTCTACGCTTAGAGTACATTCCCTCGAATCGGCGCATCGCAGCCCATCACGTGGTCGGCTTTAGCTTATGTACATATGTAGTGAACCATAATGTTCCAAGCTTCCCTCCTCCTAATCACCCTTTTAGTTATCAACATGCGGGTCCACACCACCAGTCTGCCAATCCGAATTCTAACCCACAACATCCGCTATGCCGCTGATCCTCCCTCAGAGGGCGAGAAACCCTGGTCCACACGCAAACAACTCCTTCTCAACGAACTTCACTACCAAACTCTTCACAATGCCGAATCCTTCATCTGCCTGCAAGAAGTACTCCACTCGCAACTCGTCGACATTATGTGCGGCCTCGGCTCCGAATGGGCCTACATAGGCGTAGGCCGAGACGACGGCATAACAAAAGGCGAATACAATCCCATAATCTACCGACCAACTGTTTGGCATCTCATCAAGTGGAAAACCATCTGGTTAAATGAGAACGGTGCTGTTGGAGAGAAGGGTTGGGACGCAGGCTGCGCTCGCATCATCACTATTGGTACTTTCCAGCATCGACACAGCAAGAAGACTGTGGTGGCCATGTCAACCCATTTAGACAACGCAGGCCCCGTCTCCCGTCGCGAGTCGGCAAAGATTATCCAAAAGGTAGTTGCAAACGTCACATCGGACGTGACGTCGACTACTGTGCTCCCATTCTTCCTTGCCGGCGACCTGAATTCTGAGACGACGGGCGAGGCGTACAAGATACTTAACGATTCTACGTCTGTGCTGCAGGATACAAAAGAGCAGGCCAAGTGGGTATATGGAAATCAGAGTACGTTTACGGATTTCGATGATGGAGATATGGCCTTGATTGACTTTGTGTTTGTGGGGCCGAGGGAGGCGGGGGATTGGAAAGTTGAGGGTTATAGTGTTTTACCGAATCAGTTTGAGGATGGGGTTTATTGTAGTGATCATAGGGCTGTTGTCGTGGATGGGGTGTTGAGGGTTTGAGGGAGGATTGTTGACGGTTGTATAGTTTGGAATTCAATGCATATACGTGTGTGATGGGGATAATGAAGAGCTATCTTTTCCATGTAATCAACTCTCTGTTACTTCCAAGCTACCTTTCCTAGTTACATGTCTACTGCTGAAGGCATGTCCGGTCATCACTGTATTATGTGTTTGTCCACAAAAGCAAGCATGCGAGGGCTGCCGCTTAAAGCCCCTCATCCACGGCTATTTGCAGTGCTCCCGGGTGGTGAGCCAGACTACGAGAGTCGCGTCAAATCGGCCCCTGCATTCTTGAATGCCCAGATTCTGGATCAGGCACGCACCATTCACGCAGCGTAAACGTCGGAAGGATCAGGGCAACGTAATGCGAATGTGACGTTGTCAGGCAATCGTCGTCATTGGGCTTTGGGCTAAGCGAAAGCTCGAAAGCACCCCACTGAGGGGCTGGCTCTAAACACAGGCACGACCGCGCACCACTCCAATTCTAGCTCCTGGACCATCTTTCCACACTCAACTATACTCAAGATGGCCGAGACAACACCTACCGGTAAGCTTTCGATTCCACCTCTTTGTCAAATTGTCGATAGACCAAGCTGCTTGGCGACGGATAGCTCGAAATAAGGTCTTTTGCACAATCGCAGAAGCTAATACACTCTACAGACTACTCTCTGGCGAACCCAGATACTATCACTAAGTACAAGGTCGCCGCCGACATCTCGCAGAAAGTTCTCAAGGAAGTCTCAGGTATGTCTCACCCCAAGCTCGTAGGGCTTGCGTAACGAGGCCAAGTACCGAATTGACGGATTTCAGGATGGATTGCCGCCGACGCTAGCATTGTCGAGCTCTGTGAGCGAGGTGACAAGCTTCTGGAAGAGGAAGTCTCCAAGGTCTACAAGGGCAAGAAGGTCCCAAAGGGCGTTGGACACTGCACTACCATTTCGCCGAGCGCCTACATCACTCCCTACACACCACTCAAGACCGACGCCGAGGAGGCCGCCACGACACTGAAGGATGGCGAGGTAGTCAAGATCCAGCTTGGAGCTCAGATCGATGGCTTCTGCGCCATTGTTTGC from Pyrenophora tritici-repentis strain M4 chromosome 1, whole genome shotgun sequence encodes the following:
- a CDS encoding SWI-SNF complex subunit, translated to MPSPPLADTQALDSSHGASTNGISGEGAVQPANAPTSLNGSDTASAENNAIRDGKQKAKAVMVASGLNLAGAQSDTASPAHPEAINGASPSRKRSRSGTRKSSHSPSQEGAARPTASQTHLLNRYIARDLLDSVNKYERNKHSEKVYGELNDLRHFYRDEVYPVRRQNPGAIFGYGYAGYGNGLTDIPPDPRDPRAMPQTKLLYPEHAKRAGRRLAPQLKVSKEKGLQQAEQIEELVPIRLDIELDRLKLRDTFTWNLHDRVTNPVLFAQTLVEDFQIPPELRQNVMQQIDREIHEQVQDYYPHAFFDDEPLDPHQPYSAYKNDEMRILIKLNITIGQHTLVDQFEWEINNPLNAPEDFARQMAADLSLSGEFTTAIAHSIREQCQMFTKSLYITGHPFDGRPVEDTDIQDNFLASPLPTVFRPMQSTKDYQPYLYELSNADLERAELSIMREQRRQKRSVNRRGGPALPDLKDRQRTVRTLVVSSVLPGAAESIEDSQLFKATRKVREGRRRGAEGSSDESDSDDSVMESPAPAQLTGGTARTRGMRGAATAAQAAMRSAIGRSATPEVSTLQTHHEPRASRSLRYEAREESVTEPTTFIVKLRISSAKLREFQRNPKAFAKSASTPMMAPSQTPARSTPTANSMPPPPSPAMPPRSTPAAASEASPRPPTTPTPTASNKQLQYKPDGSMEAAWPAPPVAQHPPPPPWLQQGLQELRDRNPGELFESTMRYAVMNEQYEDPKTGVISSKPVKIDTIAPNAPLPANYKAYFLPRIRCMDCPGKLYNAGPEQTVNNFELHLKNRIHMENVRKRTGQPMQG
- a CDS encoding NuoI, Formate hydrogenlyase subunit 6-NADH:ubiquinone oxidoreductase subunit (chain I); translation: MASAKPLTMLARSRPAAMLLRSPHFASGRLPSPATVAFFSTTLSRAATPAGPPPPGFRLPQPKKWDEGENALDQAGKYFLLMEMFRGMYVSLEQFFRPPYTIFYPFEKGPISPRFRGEHALRRYPTGEERCIACKLCEAICPAQAITIEAEERMDGSRRTTRYDIDMTKCIYCGLCQESCPVDAIVEGPNAEYATETREELLYNKEKLLANGDKWEPEIAAAARADAPYR
- a CDS encoding GPP34 domain containing protein, with amino-acid sequence MASSSGLTRRRGGGGGAAGNGEDESSRVGSPAPKRNDDRTPETSYESSENGHKIAFDPRDISENAERSKQPKLTLMEEIILMGLKDKQGYLSFWNDNISYALRGCIVIELAFRGRVSMQKDSSRRRFPLADRNIEVIDDTLTGEVLLDEALKMMKSSEKMSVNSWIDLMSGETWNLMKIGYQLKQVRERLCKGLVDKGILRTEKKNFLLFDMATHPVADGGAKEEIRRRVRNVLTNRTVVLPGSQFLPEELDFRVLRTITMVCAAYAANVLENALTTLGHEARERAFAQVDELLAEYSQWPFAKRQGGSQGVGANLGQLITDEVNNNKDKELQLEVVAACLSVFTRLDSLL